Sequence from the Streptomyces peucetius genome:
CGTCCCGCCGCATCGGCGGCACGCTGCACACGTTCCGCGCGCTGCTGGACCCGGTCTGGGCGGACGGTCTGCGTACGGAACTGGCGTGGCTGTCGACGACCCTGGCCCAGGAACACGCCTGCACGTCCCGTCTGTCCCGCCTGCTGGACGCCCTGTCCCGACTCTCGGGCACGTCACCGCTGCCCCCGGCGCGCGGCGAGGCGTTCCCGCTCCGCGGTCAGGCCGATGCGGCAGGCGACCGGACGACCGGAGCGGACACCGCGGCGCACCGTGACGCGGCCGGTTCGGCCAGCGCGGGCGACGACTCCCGGGCCGACGCCGCAGGCGTCGCGCACCACGGCGCGGGCGGGCAGCGGCCGCGCGGCGGCCGGGAAGACGTGACCGCGGCCGACATGACCGCGGCCGCCGGCGACCCGGCCCAGGTGACCGCGGCGATCAGAGCGAGCGCCGCCGCCGGCCCGCAGGGCACCCCCGAGCGCTCGGCGCGGGGTGCCGGACGGGCCGGCGCGGGCGCGCTGGCCGTGGGCGCCGCGCGGGCCGGGGCGCTGCTGGAGCGCCAGCTCACACTCGCCCGGACCCGCGCCCACTCCGCCGCGCTGCAGGCGCTGGGCTCCTCCCGCTTCCACGCGGTCGCGGACGCCGTCGCCTTACTGGCTTCCGAGCTGCCGCTCGGCCCCGCGGCCGCCGGCCCCGCCGGGGAGACGCTCGCGCAGCCCGCCCAGGCCGCCGAGCGGCGGCTCCTGGCGGCGGTCGCCGAACTGCCGCTGGGCAGGGCGGCCCACCCGTACAACGCCGAAGCGCTGTTCAGCGGCCTCGCCCCCGTCTCCGCCTCCGCCGGTGAGGCGCAGGACGCGCCCTGGCACGAGGTCCGCAGACTGCTGCGGCTGCACCGCTACGCGCAGGAGGTGCTCCACCCCGGCGCCGACCCGGTCCTGTGCCATGCGGGCCTGGTGCTGGACCGGCACCGCGACGCCGCCGAAGCGGCTGCCGCGGCGGCCGATGCCGCCCGCACGCCGCGCATCGCCCCGGCCACGGCCTACGCCCTCGGCGTGCTCCACGCCGACCAGCGGCACGAGGTCGAGGCGGCCCGGTTCGCCTTCCAGCAGGAATGGCGCCACGCCTCGGCCCGGACCACCACGTCGGTCACGGCGGTCACGGCGCCGTGACCGGCGGGGACACCGTGCTCGCCGCGGGATGCGTGCTCTGGCGCCGCTCCCCGTACGGGGGCGGCGGTCTCGAGATCTGCCTCGTGCACCGGCCGAAGTACGACGACTGGTCCCATCCCAAAGGCAAGCTGAAGCGCGGCGAGGACTCGCTCGCCGCCGCCCTGCGCGAGGTGCTGGAGGAGACCGGCCACCGCTGTGTCCCGGGCGCCCGCCTGCCCACCGTCCGCTACCTCGCGGGGGGTCGGCCCAAGCAGGTCGTCTACTGGGCCGCCGAGGCGACCACCGGCGCTTTCGCCGCCGGCGACGAGGTCGACCGCATCGTGTGGCTGCCGCCGGCCGCGGCGCGCGGCAGGCTCACCCACCCCCGTGATCGCGCACTTGTCGACGCGCTGTTGCAGGCTCTGCACACCACGTGAGCTTCCGAAGTGTGCCGTATGCCCCTCTGATGCCGATTCGCACCTCCCCGTACATCGCTCCACTACGCCCGGACGGGTGAACGTTCGAATGAGCACCGGGTCGCCGGTCACGGTTCACCTCGCGTTCACTCTCTCCCGTCGGCCGCTTCATCTCATCTGCCTAATTTCGGCCTCAGACGGTGACCGGCACGGTGCTGGTCCCCCCACCCCGACGCACGCCGCCACCGACGGCGGCAACTGGAAGGAACACCAGAAAGTGAAGCTTCAGCGCAAGAACGGGCTTCGCGCCACCGCGCTCGGCGCCCTCGCGATCTCCGGCGCCCTGGTCCTCACGGCGTGTGGTTCGGACGACAACACGGGCACCAACACCGAGGGCGGCGAGAAGACCAGCGCTGCGTCGAACATCAAGTGCGACGACGCGAAGGGCCAGATTCTCGCGGCCGGCTCGAGCGCCCAGAAGAACGCCATGGACCTGTGGGTCAAGAACTTCCAGGCCGCCTGCTCCGGCGTCGAGGTCAACTACCAGGCCATCGGCTCCGGCGGCGGCATCACCAAGTTCACCCAGGGCCAGGTCGCCTTCGCCGGCTCCGACTCCGCGCTGAAGCCGGAGGAGGTCGAGGAGTCGAAGAAGATCTGCAAGAGCGGGCAGGGCATCAACCTGCCGATGGTCGGCGGCCCCGTCGCGATCGGCTACAACCTGGACGGCGTGGACGACCTCGTCCTCGACTCCACCACGATCGCGAAGATCTTCGACTCGAAGATCAAGAAGTGGAACGACCCGGCCATCGCCAAGCTCAACCCCGACGCCAAGCTGCCGGACTCCGCCATCCAGGCGTTCCACCGCTCCGACGAGTCGGGCACGACCCAGAACCTGCACAAGTACCTCAGCGAGGCCGCCCCGGCCGACTGGAAGCACGACCCCAAGTCGAAGTCGTGGCTGGCCCCCGGTGGCCAGGCCGCCAACGGCTCCTCCGGTGTCGCCTCCCAGGTGAAGCAGACCCAGGGCTCGATCGGCTACTTCGAGCTGTCGTACGCGACCTCGCAGTCGATCTCCACCGTCAAGCTCGACACCGGTGCCGCCGCCCCGGTCGAGGCGACCAGCGAGAACGCCTCCAAGGCCATCGCCGCCGCCAAGATCAAGGGCACCGGCAAGGACCTTGCCCTGTCCCTCGACTACAAGACCAAGGCCGAGGGCGCCTACCCGATCATCCTCGTGACGTACGAGATCGCCTGCGACAAGGGCAACAAGCCGGAGACCCTGCCGACGCTGAAGGCGTTCCTCAACTACACCGCGAGCGAGGAGGGCCAGAAGGTCCTCACCGACGCCGGCTACGCGCCGCTGCCGGCCGAGATCGCGGCCAAGGTCCGCGAGATCGTCCCCACCCTGTCCTGATGGCCGGCCGGGGCCGGTCCGCACGGACCGGCCCCGGCATCCGGTGCACCGCCGCCTGGAGCCCCACGGTTCCGCAGACCGGAGACCCCGATGGATACAGCAACCACCACATCACCCCCACCGCCCCGCGCGGAGGAAGCACAGCGCACCATGCGCGGCAAGCCGCGCCCCGGTGACCGCATATTCCTGGGCCTGTCCCGGGGGGCCGGCATCACCCTGCTGGTGATCATGGCCGCGATCGCGGGATTCCTCGCGTACCGCGCCGGGATCGCCATCTCCAAGAACGACGCCAACTTCCTCACCGAGTCCGAGTGGAACCCGGCCGGCGACCCGCCGGTCTTCGGTATCGCCGTACTGGCCTTCGGCACGATCGTCAGCTCGGTCATCGCCATGGTCATCGCCGTGCCGGTCGCCATCGGCATCGCGCTGTTCATCTCGCACTACGCGCCGCGGAAGATCGCCACCCCGCTCGCCTACGTCGTCGACCTGCTCGCCGCCGTGCCCAGCATCATCTACGGCCTCTGGGGCGCCCTCTTCCTCGTGCCCTACCTCGACGGCCTGAACCGCTGGCTCGACGAGTACCTCGGCTGGACGTACATCTTCGAGAAGACCGGTGAGGGCGTCGCCCGGAACCTGTTCACCGTTGGCGTCCTGCTCGCGATCATGATCCTGCCGATCATCACCAACGTCACCCGCGAGGTCTTCCTCCAGGTGCCGAAGATGCATGAGGAGGCCGCCCTGGCGCTCGGCGCCACCCGCTGGGAGGTCATCCGCATGTCGGTACTGCCCTTCGGCCGCTCCGGCATCATCAGCGCCTCCATGCTGGGCCTGGGCCGCGCCCTCGGCGAGACGATGGCCGTCGCCGTCGTCCTGTCGCCGAGCTTCATCATCTCCGGCCACCTGCTCGACCCGGGCGGCGGCACCTTCGCGCAGAACATCGCCGCGAAGTTCAACGAGGCGGACGGATTCGGCCGTGACGCGCTCATCGCCTCCGGTCTCGTCCTGTTCGTGATCACCCTGCTGGTCAACGGAGCGGCACGCCTGATCATCGCTCGCCGCAAGGAGTACTCGGGGGCCAACGCATGAGCCAGCTCGTATCGGAGAAGCGTCCGGTGGCCGCCGTGACCACCGGTTCCCTCTCCCACGCCCGCCTCCCGCGCTGGGCCCCGGCCGCCATCGCCGCCGGCTCGATCGCCGCCGGCTGCGGCGTCGGCCTGGCCGCCGGCTGGCACAGCCGCGTCCAGTGGGGCATGATCGCCGCGCTGATCTTCGTCCTCGCCACCTATGTGATCACCACCAAGGTCGAGAACTCCCGCCAGGCCAAGGACCGCGTCGCCACCAGCATCGTCTGGGTGTGCTTCGTCCTGGCCGTCGTGCCGCTGTTCTCGCTCGGCTGGGTCACGATCAGCGAGGGCATGGGAGTGGTCGACGGCTACTTCCTCGGCCACTCCATGAACGGTGTCCTCGACGTCCAGCCCGGCGGCGGCATCTACCACGCGCTGCTCGGCACGATCGAGCAGGTCCTCATCGCCGCGGTGATCGCCGCCCCGATCGGCCTGCTCAGCGCGATCTACCTCGTCGAGTACGGGCGCGGCAAGCTGGCCAAGGCCGTCACCTTCTTCGTCGACGTCATGACCGGCATTCCCTCCATCGTCGCGGGCCTGTTCGTCCTCGCGACCTGGAACCTGATGCTGGGCTTCGGCCCCTCCGGCTTCGCCGGCGGACTCGCCCTCGCCATCCTGATGATGCCGGTGGTCGTCCGCTCCACCGAGGAAATGCTGAAGCTGGTACCGAACGAGCTGCGCGAGGCCTCCCTCGCCCTGGGCGTACCGAAGTGGCGGACCATCCTGAAGGTGGTCCTGCCCACCGCGATCGGTGGCATCACCACCGGCGTGATGCTCGCCGTCGCGCGCGTCACCGGTGAGACCGCCCCGGTACTGCTCCTCGTTTTCGGCACGAGGCTGATCAACCCGAATCCGTTCGAAGGCGCCCAGTCCTCGCTGCCGCTCTACGTGTACGAGCAGTACGCGGTCGGCACCGACGCCTCGATCGCGCGCGCCTGGGGCGCCGCCCTGGTTCTGATCGCCTTCGTCATGATCCTCAACCTGGTGGCCCGCGGCATCGCCCGCTGGAAGGCCCCGAAGACCGGAAAGTAGAACCACCATGGCCAAGCGAATCGATGTATCCGGCCTGACCGCCTACTACGGCTCCCACAAGGCGATCGACGACATCTCCATGACCGTCGAGCCCCGCTCCGTGACGGCCTTCATCGGCCCGTCCGGCTGCGGCAAGTCCACCTTCCTGCGCACCCTCAACCGCATGCACGAGGTCACCCCCGGCGGCCGCGTCGAGGGCAAGGTCATGCTGGACGACGAGGACCTGTACGGGTCGCACGTCGACCCGGTCGCCGTGCGCCGCACCGTCGGCATGGTCTTCCAGCGGCCGAACCCCTTCCCGACCATGTCGATCTTCGACAACGTCGCGGCGGGCCTGCGGCTGAACGGCTCGTACAAGAAGAGCAAGCTCGCGGAGATCGTCGAGCGCTCGCTCAGGGGCGCGAACCTCTGGAACGAGGTCAAGGACCGGCTGAACAAGCCCGGCTCCGGCCTGTCCGGCGGTCAGCAGCAGCGTCTGTGCATCGCCCGCGCGATCGCGGTCGAGCCCGACGTGCTGCTGATGGACGAGCCCTGCTCGGCCCTCGACCCGATCTCGACGCTCGCGATCGAGGACCTGATCGGCGAGCTGAAGGAGCGCTTCACGATCGTCATCGTGACGCACAACATGCAGCAGGCGGCGCGGGTCTCCGACCGCACGGCCTTCTTCAACCTCGCGGCGGTCGGCCAGCCCGGCAAGCTCATCGAGATCGACGAGACCGAGCGGATCTTCGCGAACCCGTCCGTCCAGGCGACCGAGGACTACATCTCGGGACGCTTCGGATAAGGCGTCTGCGGGTGCTGCATGGCGGTGCCACCCGCAAGACGACGGGCCCGCCCCTCTCCCAGGGGGCGGGCCCACCCATTTCCCGCCCGCCGACGAACGGGCCCGGTCCGGGGCTCGCCCCCGGACCCCGTCACGGCGCTCCACCCCGGGCCCGCTCTGTCCTACGGGCGGTGTTCGGGCTCCACTACCGGCCCCGGTTCTCCGGGCGGGGGTTCGGGGCTTCGGCCCCGGGCCCGGTACCGCGCCTGGCGCGGTGGCCTCCATCGCCGGCCGGGCTGGATATGCCGCTGCGCGGGCAAAGCAGCCTCGCTGGGGGTCCGCCCCCTATGCCTGGCGGCGTGGGAGGTGCCCCCACCCACGGCCGCCGGGCCGTAGGGGGAGTTTGAGGCGCGGGGTTCGGGGCGGAGCCCCGACGGGACCGGCAAGTTCAACCCCGCCGGCGTTTGAGGCGCGGGGGTCCGGGGGCGGAGCCCCCGTGGAGTGGGGTCCGGGGCGGAGTCCCGGTTTCGGGGAGGGGCGGGGTGGGGGGACGGCCCCGCGCGGCGGCCACCGCACAACGCAACGGCCCCCGTCGCCCACAGGACAACGGAGGCCGTGAAGAACCGCAGGCCCGTCAGCCGAAGATCACGTACACCACGCCATAGCTCAGCGCAGCGACGACCGCCGCCGCCGGCATCGTGATGAACCACCCCATGATGATGTTCTTCGCGACACCCCACCGCACCGCGTTCACCCGCTTCGTCGCGCCGGCACCCATGATCGCCGAGGTGATCACATGCGTCGTCGAGATCGGCGCGTGGAACAGGAACGCCGAGCCGAACATGATCGACGCGCCCGTCGTCTCCGCCGCGAACCCCTGCGGCGGGTCCAGCTCGATGATCTTGCGGCCGAGGGTCCGCATGATCCGCCAGCCGCCCGCGTACGTACCCAGCGACAGCGTCACCGCGCACGCGATCTTGACCCAGACCGGGATCGGGTCGCCCGCGTTCTCGACGTCGGCGATGACGAGGGCCATCACCACGATGCCCATCGTCTTCTGCGCGTCCTGCAGACCGTGACCGAGCGCCATCCCCGCCGCGGAGACCGTCTGCGCGATACGAAAGCCCCGCTTGGCCTTGTGCGGATTGGCCTTGCGGAAGATCCACATGATGCCGACCATCACCAGGTAGCCGACGCCCAGGCCGACCACCGGCGAGATGAACATCGGGATGACGATCTTCTCGAGGACACCGGTCCAGATGACCTCCGTCCCGCCCGCGAGCGCCGCGCCGACCATGCCGCCGAACAGCGCGTGCGACGAGGACGACGGCAGGCCGAAGTACCAGGTGATCAGGTTCCAGACGATCGCACCGACCAGCGCGGCGAACAGGATGCCCATGCCGCTCGCGCCGACCGGCGTCTCGATGATCCCCTCGCTGACCGTCTTGGCGACGCCCTGCCCGAGGAAGGCACCGGCGAGGTTCATCACCGCGGCCATGACCAGTGCCGCGCGCGGGGTCAGGGCCCGTGTGGAGACGGACGTCGCGATCGCGTTCGCGGAGTCGTGGAAGCCGTTGGTATAGGTGAAGAAGAGCGCGACCCCGATGGTCACGACCAGGGCGAAGGTGTCCACGTGGTTCAGGACTCCTTGACCGCGATTGTCTCCACCGTGTTCGCGACGTGCTCGAACGCGTCCGCGGCCTCCTCGAGCACATCGA
This genomic interval carries:
- the pstS gene encoding phosphate ABC transporter substrate-binding protein PstS, whose translation is MKLQRKNGLRATALGALAISGALVLTACGSDDNTGTNTEGGEKTSAASNIKCDDAKGQILAAGSSAQKNAMDLWVKNFQAACSGVEVNYQAIGSGGGITKFTQGQVAFAGSDSALKPEEVEESKKICKSGQGINLPMVGGPVAIGYNLDGVDDLVLDSTTIAKIFDSKIKKWNDPAIAKLNPDAKLPDSAIQAFHRSDESGTTQNLHKYLSEAAPADWKHDPKSKSWLAPGGQAANGSSGVASQVKQTQGSIGYFELSYATSQSISTVKLDTGAAAPVEATSENASKAIAAAKIKGTGKDLALSLDYKTKAEGAYPIILVTYEIACDKGNKPETLPTLKAFLNYTASEEGQKVLTDAGYAPLPAEIAAKVREIVPTLS
- the pstC gene encoding phosphate ABC transporter permease subunit PstC: MDTATTTSPPPPRAEEAQRTMRGKPRPGDRIFLGLSRGAGITLLVIMAAIAGFLAYRAGIAISKNDANFLTESEWNPAGDPPVFGIAVLAFGTIVSSVIAMVIAVPVAIGIALFISHYAPRKIATPLAYVVDLLAAVPSIIYGLWGALFLVPYLDGLNRWLDEYLGWTYIFEKTGEGVARNLFTVGVLLAIMILPIITNVTREVFLQVPKMHEEAALALGATRWEVIRMSVLPFGRSGIISASMLGLGRALGETMAVAVVLSPSFIISGHLLDPGGGTFAQNIAAKFNEADGFGRDALIASGLVLFVITLLVNGAARLIIARRKEYSGANA
- a CDS encoding CHAD domain-containing protein, giving the protein MHSPELPRPDTGPDGTLAGTAGEAVAHYLHAQAACFLRSLRRHGESGAETAAVAESAHALRTASRRIGGTLHTFRALLDPVWADGLRTELAWLSTTLAQEHACTSRLSRLLDALSRLSGTSPLPPARGEAFPLRGQADAAGDRTTGADTAAHRDAAGSASAGDDSRADAAGVAHHGAGGQRPRGGREDVTAADMTAAAGDPAQVTAAIRASAAAGPQGTPERSARGAGRAGAGALAVGAARAGALLERQLTLARTRAHSAALQALGSSRFHAVADAVALLASELPLGPAAAGPAGETLAQPAQAAERRLLAAVAELPLGRAAHPYNAEALFSGLAPVSASAGEAQDAPWHEVRRLLRLHRYAQEVLHPGADPVLCHAGLVLDRHRDAAEAAAAAADAARTPRIAPATAYALGVLHADQRHEVEAARFAFQQEWRHASARTTTSVTAVTAP
- a CDS encoding NUDIX hydrolase, producing MAPRLGPDHHVGHGGHGAVTGGDTVLAAGCVLWRRSPYGGGGLEICLVHRPKYDDWSHPKGKLKRGEDSLAAALREVLEETGHRCVPGARLPTVRYLAGGRPKQVVYWAAEATTGAFAAGDEVDRIVWLPPAAARGRLTHPRDRALVDALLQALHTT
- the pstB gene encoding phosphate ABC transporter ATP-binding protein PstB, with amino-acid sequence MAKRIDVSGLTAYYGSHKAIDDISMTVEPRSVTAFIGPSGCGKSTFLRTLNRMHEVTPGGRVEGKVMLDDEDLYGSHVDPVAVRRTVGMVFQRPNPFPTMSIFDNVAAGLRLNGSYKKSKLAEIVERSLRGANLWNEVKDRLNKPGSGLSGGQQQRLCIARAIAVEPDVLLMDEPCSALDPISTLAIEDLIGELKERFTIVIVTHNMQQAARVSDRTAFFNLAAVGQPGKLIEIDETERIFANPSVQATEDYISGRFG
- the pstA gene encoding phosphate ABC transporter permease PstA, yielding MSQLVSEKRPVAAVTTGSLSHARLPRWAPAAIAAGSIAAGCGVGLAAGWHSRVQWGMIAALIFVLATYVITTKVENSRQAKDRVATSIVWVCFVLAVVPLFSLGWVTISEGMGVVDGYFLGHSMNGVLDVQPGGGIYHALLGTIEQVLIAAVIAAPIGLLSAIYLVEYGRGKLAKAVTFFVDVMTGIPSIVAGLFVLATWNLMLGFGPSGFAGGLALAILMMPVVVRSTEEMLKLVPNELREASLALGVPKWRTILKVVLPTAIGGITTGVMLAVARVTGETAPVLLLVFGTRLINPNPFEGAQSSLPLYVYEQYAVGTDASIARAWGAALVLIAFVMILNLVARGIARWKAPKTGK
- a CDS encoding inorganic phosphate transporter, with translation MDTFALVVTIGVALFFTYTNGFHDSANAIATSVSTRALTPRAALVMAAVMNLAGAFLGQGVAKTVSEGIIETPVGASGMGILFAALVGAIVWNLITWYFGLPSSSSHALFGGMVGAALAGGTEVIWTGVLEKIVIPMFISPVVGLGVGYLVMVGIMWIFRKANPHKAKRGFRIAQTVSAAGMALGHGLQDAQKTMGIVVMALVIADVENAGDPIPVWVKIACAVTLSLGTYAGGWRIMRTLGRKIIELDPPQGFAAETTGASIMFGSAFLFHAPISTTHVITSAIMGAGATKRVNAVRWGVAKNIIMGWFITMPAAAVVAALSYGVVYVIFG